The following are encoded together in the Vanrija pseudolonga chromosome 7, complete sequence genome:
- the ctsD_1 gene encoding Aspartic-type endopeptidase ctsD produces MKGFVAVLAVLAGIVAADPITLPIQRAVGQQHLAKRDGTAAAPVTAWGGDVVYTVKLDVGTPPQSFDFILDSTNNIIGLLEAPCATCPPGNPLFDSKKSTSWTAAPNNSLSGFGDLGTDVVALVNQSTKFGIGLINTLNTGFPIPPGVSVSGVLGLSPPPNDPKFPTPLLYDLAQKWTNKVYGIQLQRTRATVNDTVFSSQHVGGGSLTLGGVDASVITASINYTPALNLSGIVGIWAVPLDGINIGGSKVAAAQATPLIAFPDFSHEGLYAPHDVVAEFYSHVKGAIPIKNGGVQTTWVFPAGADTIAADAKGTQSTANLGLQFTIGGVSYAVADADLAIEVVTADVLTKNYGASASQAAAAAAWVIGSIQEVDPNAWVPGAPPGISLGNSFLRNVYTAFQFSPNAVGFGHLKTEAGAPVAPGASGAAGASGSGASAASSSAKPTPVPKSSGAAANRVSVALTLLATVATVVVA; encoded by the exons aTGAAGGGCTTTgtcgctgtcctcgccgtgctggctggcattgtcgccgccgacccgaTCACGCTCCCGATCCAGCGCGCAGTCGGACAACAGCACCTCGCTAAGCGTGACggtactgctgctgcccc GGTTACTGCCTGGGGCGGTGATGTTGTCTACACCGTCAAGCTGGATGTCGG CACCCCTCCCCAGTCCTTTGACTTCATCCTTGACTCGACCAACAACATAATCGGACTCCTCGAGGCCCCGTGCGCCACCTGCCCACCCGGAAACCCCCTGTTCGACTCCAAGAAGAGCACCAGCTGGACCGCGGCCCCCAACAACTCTCTCTCTGGGTTCGGGGACCTTGGTACTGACGTGGTTGCGCTCGTAAACCAGAGCACCAAGTTTGGAATTG GCCTGATCAACACCCTCAATACCGGCTTCCCGATCCCTCCTGGCGTCTCCGTGTCCggtgtcctcggcctcagccCCCCGCCCAACGACCCCAAGTTCCCGACCCCGCTACTTTACGACCTGGCCCAGAAGTGGACCAACAAGGTGTATGGCATCCAGCTCCAGCGTACTCGTGCTACCGTCAACGACACGGTGTTTTCCAGCCAGCACGTGGGCGGTGGCTCGCTCACTCTCGG CGGTGTCGACGCGTCCGTGATCACAGCCAGCATCAACTACACCCCCGCCCTCAACCTCTCCGGCATTGTTGGCATCTGGGCTGTGCCCCTCGACGGCATCAACATCGGCGGTTCCAAGGTCGCAGCCGCGCAGGCCACCCCCCTCATCGCCTTCCCCGACTTTTCCCACGAGGGACTCTATGCTCCTCATGATGTCGTCGCGGAGTTCTACTCTCACGTGAAGGGAGCCATCCCGATCAAGAACGGCGGTGTCCAGACCACGTGGGTGttccccgccggcgcggacaccatcgccgccgacgcgaagGGGACCCAGTCGACCGCGAACCTCGGCCTCCAGTTCAccatcggcggcgtgtcgtacgccgtcgccgacgccgaccttgccATCGAGGTCGTCACTGCGGACGTCCTGACCAAGAACTatggcgcgagcgcgtcgcaggccgccgcggctgccgcgtGGGTCATCGGCTCGATCCAGGAGGTGGACCCGAACGCCTGGGTCCCCGGCGCCCCGCCCGGCATCTCCCTCGGCAACAGCTTCCTCCGCAACGTCTACACTGCCTTCCAGTTCTCACCCAAcgccgtcggcttcggccaCCTCAAGACCGAAGCCGGTGCTCCTGTCGCCCCTGGCGCTTCTggagccgccggcgcctcgggTTCGGGCGCGTCTgctgcctcctcctctgccaAGCCGACCCCCGTGCCCAAGAGCAGTGGTGCCGCGGCCAATCGCGTGTCGGTTGCCCTCACCCTTCTGGCCACGGTAGCGACTGTTGTCGTGGCATAA
- the SPBC1271.10c_4 gene encoding putative MFS-type transporterc produces MSNLPIPGSVVLVDLDGHANGPHASAHNDIILHPTPSRDVNDPLNWSKWRKQLHFAMLMTYTLTAGIAGTAFNSVLLPLSTESGVPVGDLVAGIGYMFLLLGWGGLITQPLAMTFGKRPIYLISQIGHLGMVCWMPFIHSSGIWFANRIIMGILVSPIEMLVEISIADIFFAHERGFYMGLYVIFLVGGNYIAPVWAGFANDSFGYKWVFWISAIQLAAGTVAMALFMEETNYVRGTTELQEQHDIGTPTDDAEKNTDAKGDDILVQTVSAGRALEGTPYTFVQKLALYRQRYTDTRTLYAQIYRPIIFLRYPVVVWYVPLSPTRLTRPRSGFLYGASVMWYNVLNATASLLFTEVYGFKPSGVGLTYLGPTIGATIAGLLSGWLADLWLVRQARRKGGMREPEDRLWLMAFITVLFPAGLILWGVGAAKQIHWIGLVIGGGIVAATGASAATFSINYVLDSYKDLGGEVMLTVMLVRNTMSFAMNYAITPWLKMGYQNTFIMAALLGMALYATFYPVILIGKRWRKASAKSYWGYVESSIMAGH; encoded by the exons ATGTCCAACCTCCCCATCCCCGGCTcagtcgtgctcgtcgacctaGACGGGCACGCCAACGGCCCGCACGCGTCCGCGCACAACGACATCATCCTGCAccccacgccgtcgcgtgACGTCAACGACCCGCTCAACTGGAGCAAGTGGCGCAAGCAGCTACACTTTGCGATGCTCATGACCT ACACTCTGACCGCTGGTATTGCCGGCACGGCGTTCAACTCGGTGCTCCTACCCCTCTCAACTGAGAGCGGCGTGcccgtcggcgacctggtcGCGGGGATCGGATACA tgttcctcctcctcggatGGGGCGGGCTCATCACCCAGCCCCTCGCGATGACGTTTGGCAAGCGGCCGATATATCTCATCTCGCAGATCGGGCACCTC GGCATGGTCTGCTGGATGCCGTTCATCCACTCGTCAGGTATCTGGTTCGCGAACCGCATCATCATGGGCATCCTCGTCTCCCCGATCGAGATGCTGGTGGAGATTTCTATCGCCGATATT TTCTTtgcgcacgagcgcggctTCTACATGGGCCTGTATGTCATCTTCCTCGTAGGAGGCAACTACATCGCGCCGGTGTGGGCGGGCTTCGCGAACGATTCGTTCGGATACAAGTGGGTCTTTTGGATCTCGGCAAtccagctcgcggcgggcacggtCGCCATGGCGCTCTTCATGGAGGAGACCAACTACGTCCGTGGGACGACCGAGCTGCAGGAGCAGCATGATATCGGgacgccgaccgacgacgccgagaagaacACGGACGCGAAGGGCGACGACATCCTCGTGCAGACTGTCTCtgctggccgcgcgctcgagggcacgCCGTATACTTTTGTCCAGAAGCTCGCGCTCTACAGGCAACGATACACCGACACGCGCACGCTCTACGCGCAGATCTATCGCCCGATCATCTTCCTCCGCTACCCCGTTGTCGTGTGGTACGTCCCGCTCTCCCCGACACGGCTGACACGCCCCAGGTCGGGCTTCCTCTACGGCGCCAGCGTGATGTGGTACAACGTGCTGAATGCGACCGCGAGCCTCCTCTTCACAGAGGTGTACGGCTTCAAGCCGTCCGGCGTCGGGCTGACGTACCTCGGCCCGACGATCGGCGCGACCATCGCTGGCCTCCTGTCGGGGTGGCTCGCCGACTTGTGGCTCGTGCGCCAGGCGCGCAGGAAGGGCGGCATGCGCGAGCCAGAGGACAGGCTGTGGCTCATGGCCTTCATCACTGTGCTCTTTCCCGCCGGCCTGATCCTgtggggcgtcggcgccgccaagcagATCCACTGGATCGGGCTGGTCATCGGCGGGGGTATCGTTGCCGCgaccggcgcgtcggcggccacctTCTCCATCAACTACGTGCTCGACAGCTAcaaggacctcggcggcgaggtgatGCTGACGGTCATGCTCGTCCGG AACACCATGTCCTTTGCGATGAACTATGCCATCACGCCATGGCTCAAGATGGGATACCAGAACACGTTCATCATGGCCGCGTTGCTTGGCATGGCCCTGTACGCGACGTTCTACCCCGTCATCCTGATCGGCAAGCGCTGGCGCAAGGCCTCGGCCAAGAGTTACTGGGGCTACGTCGAGTCGAGTATCATGGCGGGTCACTAA
- the SPCC550.07_4 gene encoding Putative amidase, which yields MSPVQVPRPASEAIASAIAARDATIPPEYLLPKSFKLPKNPSGILESSGLLSAGELAIVNLDATGLAGQIASGTVTSVQATAAYIKAAALAQQATNCLVELFAAEALERAAFLDAELAAGRNHGAFHGVPVSIKDHIDVKGHDSPSGFLSFVGKMVAEEDAHLVRILRDAGAVFYCKTTNPQSLMHLETDSYLGLTSCPFNTALSSGGSSGGEGAIIGFRASPLGVGADIGGSVRSPAANCGIYSFKPSVGRLPNMGMVYPIGPKGYEGILGTHAPMGRSVRDMELYMRVFAAAQPWLREPGVEVKPWREVERKAKLRIGVLYDDGVVRPVAPVRRALDVAVAKLKAAGHDVVEFTPFKSAENWSLIVGDQCRDVTPADISQSKLYWPENGAMVRRHLANSGEPMRPLTEWIISQAGNKERTWAELTALAAQRDYFRYDFGVYWHQAGVDVVLSPVGPTPAPEHGTAKYWNYTSYWNLTNYPAGVFPTGLSVDPALDAEDGSYAPRNDSETFVYDNYDAEVSVDAPICLQVIGFLGLEEETLSAMGTIVDVVQK from the exons aTGTCGCCAGTCCAAGTTCCCCGCCCTGCCTCCGAGGCGATCGCctccgccatcgccgcgcgcgacgcgaccaTTCCGCCAGAGTATCTTCTGCCCAAGTCGTTCAAACTGCCCAAGAACCCGAGCGGCATCCTCGAGTCGTCCGGGCTGCTCTCagcgggcgagctcgcgatcgtcaacctcgacgcgacgGGGCTCGCGGGCCAGATTGCCAGCGGCACGGTCACCTCGGTGCAGGCCACCGCCGCGTACATcaaggccgcggcgctcgcgcagcaggcgaCCAACTGCCTCGTGGAGCTGTTCGCGGCTGAGGcactcgagcgcgcggccttcCTCGACGCTGAGCTCGCTGCGGGGCGCAACCACGGCGCGTTCCACGGCGTGCCCGTCAGCATCAAGGACCATATCGACGTCAAGGGGCACGACTCGCCCTCCGGCTTCCTCAGCTTTGTCGGCAAGatggtcgccgaggaggacgcgcacctcgtccgtatcctgcgcgacgccggcgcagtGTTCTACTGCAAGACGACCAACCCCCAGAGCCTGATGCACCTCGAGACGGACAGCTACCTCGGCCTCACGAGCTGCCCGTTCAACACGGCGCTCTCGTCGGgcgggagcagcggcggcgagggcgcgatTATCGGGTTTAGGGCCagcccgctcggcgtcggcgcggatATCGGCGGCAGTGTGCGCTCG ccagcagccaacTGCGGGATCTACTCGTTCAAGCCCAGCGTCGGCCGCCTGCCCAACATGGGCATGGTGTATCCCATCGGCCCGAAGGGCTACGAGGGCATCCTGGGCACGCACGCGCCCATGGGTCGCAGCGTGCGCGACATGGAGCTGTACATGCGCGTCTttgccgcggcgcagccgtGGCTCCGCGAGCCTGG CGTCGAAGTCAAGCCctggcgcgaggtcgagcgcaaAGCCAAGCTGCGCATCGGTGTTCTGTACGACGACGGAGTCGTGCGTCCCGTCGCTCCCGTGCGACGCgcactcgacgtcgcggtggccaagctcaaggcggccGGGCACGACGTGGTCGAGTTCACGCCGTTCAAGTCGGCCGAGAACTGGAGCCTCATTGTGGGTGACCAGTGCCGCGACGTGACACCCGCTGACATATCCCAGAGCAAGCTCTACTGGCCCGAGAATGGCGCCATGGTGCGCCGGCACCTCGCCAACTCTGGCGAGCCGATGCGCCCCCTCACCGAGTGGATCATCTCGCAGGCAGGCAACAAGGAACGCACGTGGGCCGAGCTCACTGCGCtggccgcgcagcgcgactACTTCCGGTACGACTTCGGCGTGTACTGGCACCAGGCGggggtcgacgtcgtgctctCGCCCGTTGggcccacgccggcgccggagcACGGCACAGCAAAGTACTGGAAC TACACGTCGTACTGGAACTTGACGAATTACCCTGCTGGCGTGTTCCCCACTGGCTTGTccgtcgaccccgccctcgacgccgaggacgggtCGTACGCACCCCGAAATGACTCCGAAACGTTCGTGTACGACAACTatgacgccgaggtgtcGGTCGACGCGCCAATCTGTCTCCAGGTCATTGGGTTCCTCGgtctcgaggaggagacgtTGTCGGCCATGGGAACGATCGTGGACGTGGTTCAGAAGTAA
- the gabT_3 gene encoding 4-aminobutyrate aminotransferase GabT, producing MSPAPVTTDYLAHIKPLKAAAAAQTTETKDLQAIAAGHLTKGTGRLREHVFVEGKGINVWTSDGRRLLDFSSGIGVTSLGHAHPDVTAAIAAQAAKIVHVQCAIANSQPQLQLIKQLLPMMPDASLDTFFFWNSGGEANEAAIKVARCFSKRQNLIVMQGSYHGRSMGAASLTRSKTIYFEGTGPLLTSVFATPFPYWHAMGFPKDTPSDVLVSHAVKHLENLLQQQTAPKDTAAIFIEPVLGEGGYIQAPPAYMQALRRICDQHGILLIADEVQAGFYRTGTPFAIQHTGVRPDIMVFAKGVANGMPLSGIVTRKEIMDVMPPMSLGGTYAGNAVACAAGVATTKYMATHDIAGNVNARAEQARKGLMAIADGPGGSIIEEVRVTGLMMAIEFKDPRDAGSEAFPAGLNKMVQDACLDKGLLTLTMSIYSTLRMIPALIVSEEEIDQMLAIFGQCVRDVAAKVGAK from the exons ATGTCCCCCGCGCCAGTGACCACCGACTACCTCGCCCACATCAAGCccctcaaggccgccgcggccgcgcagACGACCGAGACGAAGGACTTGCAGGCCATCGCGGCCGGCCACCTGACCAAGGGGACCGGCCGGCTGAGGGAGCACGTCTtcgtcgagggcaagggcatcAACGTGTGGACGAGT gacggccgccgcctgctcgacttCTCCTCCGGCATCGGGGTCACCTCCCTCGGCCATGCGCACCCCGACGTAACCGCAGCTAtcgccgcgcaggcggccaAGATCGTGCACGTGCAGTGCGCGATCGCCAACTCGCAGCCCCAGCTACAGCTCATCAAGCAGCTGCTGCCCATGATGCCGGACGCCTCCCTCGACACGTTCTTCTTCTGGAactcgggcggcgaggccaacGAGGCGGCCATCAAGGTCGCGCGGTGCTTCTCCAAGCGGCAGAACTTGATCGTCATGCAGGGGAGCTACCATGGTCGCTCGATGGGCGCTGCGAGCTTGACGCGCTCAAAGACGATCTACTTTGAGGGCACTGGGCCGTTGCTG ACGTCCGTCTTCGCCACGCCGTTCCCGTACTGGCATGCGATGGGGTTCCCGAAGGACACGCCAagcgacgtgctcgtctcTCACGCGGTCAAGCACCTCGAGAACCTGCTCCAGCAGCAGACGGCACCCaaggacacggcggcgatcTTCATCGAGcccgtgctcggcgaggg AGGCTACATccaagcgccgccagcaTACATGCAGGCGCTCCGCCGCATCTGCGACCAGCACggcatcctcctcatcgcggACGAAGTGCAGGCGGGCTTCTACCGCACCGGTACGCCGTTCGCGATCCAGCACACGGGCGTGCGGCCCGACATCATGGTGTTCGCCAAGGGCGTCGCGAACGGCATGCCGCTCTCGGGCATCGTGACGCGCAAGGAGATCATGGACGTCATGCCCCCCATGTCGCTTGGCGGCACGTACGCGGGTAACGCGgtggcctgcgccgcgggGGTCGCGACGACAAAGTACATGGCCACGCACGACATTGCTGGCAACGtcaacgcgcgcgccgagcaggcaCGTAAGGGACTGATGGCGATTGCGGACGGTCCGGGGGGCAGCATCATCGAGGAGGTCCGCGTGACTGGC CTCATGATGGCCATCGAGTTCAAGGAcccccgcgacgccggcagcgaggcgtTCCCGGCCGGTCTTAACAAGATGGTGCAGGACGCATGCCTCGACAAGGGCCTGCTCACGCTCACGATGAGCATCTACTCCACGCTGCGGATGATCCCGGCGCTGATcgtgagcgaggaggagattgacCAGATGCTCGCCATCTTCGGGCAGTGCGTGCGCGACGTGGCGGCAAAGGTGGGCGCGAAGTAG
- the SPCC550.07_2 gene encoding Putative amidase: protein MSPVQVPRPYAEAEADARAARDATIPAAYALPKSSYPLPKNVTGVLASCGVLSPAELAIVELDATALAGHIAARKYTAVEVTTAYVKAAAVAQQVTNCVVELFEDEALERAAWLDAELARTGRPVGELHGVPVSIKDHICVKGHDTPSGFIGLVGKMVAEEDAHLVKILRDAGAVFFSLMAIETDSYLGVTTSPWNTDTTCGGSSGGEGAILACKASALGVGSDIGGSVRAPAASTGIYSFKPGVHRLPHVGMVIPIGPQGYDGIHGTQGPMARSMRDLELYMRLMAAAEPWLAEPSVDYRPWREVVAPKRLRIGVLEDDGVIRPVAPVRRALLHAVERLKAAGHEIVPYTQYEYAEHWDIVRKLYFIDNGDSVHAQLARGNEPIKPLTKWAMRALAGRRDTFRYKLAQYWRAQGIDVLLSPAMPGPASLHGNGKDWGYTCYWNLADYPAGVFPTGLHVDPTLDAEGGYTPRNDDEAHVYNTYDAAKQRDAPIALQVVGYAGHEEETLAAMKAIAEVVQV, encoded by the exons ATGTCTCCAGTCCAAGTCCCCCGTCCgtacgccgaggccgaggccgacgcccgcgccgcgcgcgacgcgaccaTCCCCGCGGCGTACGCGCTCCCGAAGTCGAGCTACCCCCTCCCCAAGAACGTGACTGGCGTGCTCGCTAGCTGCGGGGTGTTGtcccccgccgagctcgccatcgtcgagctcgacgcaACTGCCCTTGCTGGCCAcatcgccgcgcgcaagtACACCGCTGTCGAGGTCACCACCGCGTACGTCAAGGCCGCGGCTGTCGCACAGCAGGTGACCAactgcgtcgtcgagctcttcgaggacgaggcgctcgagcgggcggcgtggctcgacgccgaaCTCGCGCGTACCGGGCGCCCTGTTGGCGAGCTGCACGGCGTGCCGGTTAGCATCAAGGACCATATCTGCGTCAAGGGCCACGACACGCCCAGCGGCTTCATTGGCTTGGTCGGGAAAATggtcgcggaggaggacgcgcacctcgtcaagATCCTACGTGATGCCGGGGCCGTCTTCTTC AGCCTGATGGCCATCGAGACAGACTCGTACCTCGGCgtgacgacctcgccctgGAACACAGACACGACGtgcggcggctcgtcgggcggcgAAGGCGCCATTCTGGCATGCAAGGCGAgcgcgctgggcgtcggGTCCGACATTGGCGGGAGTGTGCgtgcgccggccgcctcgactgGCATTTACTCCTTCAAGCCGGGCGTGCACCGCCTCCCGCACGTGGGCATGGTCATCCCGATCGGCCCGCAAGGCTACGACGGTATCCACGGCACGCAGGGCCCGATGGCGCGCAGCatgcgcgacctcgagctgtATATGCGGCTTATGGCCGCGGCTGAGCCgtggctcgccgagccgagcgtcGACTACAGGCCGTGGCGGGAGGTAGTCGCGCCGAAGAGGCTGCGTATCGGCGTGCTTGAAGACGACGGGGTCATCcggcccgtcgcgccggtgcgccgcgccctcctGCACGCTGTCGAGCGGCTCAAGGCTGCCGGCCACGAGATTGTGCCGTATACCCAGTACGAGTACGCCGAGCACTGGGACAttgtg CGTAAGCTCTACTTCATCGACAATGGGGACAGCGTGCACGCTCAGCTCGCGAGAGGCAACGAGCCTATCAAGCCGCTCACGAAGTGGGCCATGCGAGCG ctggccggccggcgcgatACCTTCCGTTACAAGCTCGCGCAGTACTGGCGCGCGCAGGGCATCGACGTGCTGCTCTCGCCGGCAATGCCAGGCCCCGCCTCGCTCCACGGTAACGGGAAGGACTGGGGC taCACATGTTACTGGAACCTGGCCGACTACCCCGCCGGCGTGTTCCCCACCGGGCTGCACGTCGACCCCACGCTGGACGCGGAGGGGGGCTACACCCCGCgtaacgacgacgaggcgcacgtATATAACACGTATGATGCCGCTaagcagcgcgacgcgccgatcGCCCTCCAGGTTGTCGGGTATGCTGGGCATGAGGAGGAGACGCTTGCGGCCATGAAGGCCATCGCGGAGGTCGTGCAGGTGTAG